GCACCATGAACACCCAATACAGGCCGGTCGTAAGCATCTCCACGCCGTAAAACAGCAGCCGGGACGAAGACACCTGGTGCACGGTGTACCACACGGCGTTGGTGTCCACCTTGTATAAGTCGAAAATCTTGATCAATCCGTTGACAAACGTTGTCTCGGGGTGATGCAGGATGTAGTTCTTCGCCCATTGCTTGCCAATCTGGTTCTTGAGGATCTCGTTGTTACCCGCCGCCAGCAGTGGATTTTTCCACGGCAGCCAGGACCAGTAGTAGCCTCCGTTGATGCGCGTTCCCTGCCACAGGTCGACGCCGCCGTTGGTCGACACCACAATAAAGTGATGCATGGCAATCCAGTTCCGGATGGTCACGGGTGCGACGCCCGCCACAACGCCGACGCCGAAGGTCACGATGCGCAGCAGCGTACGCCGCCAAGCTGCGATGTTCACCACCAGCTCGTACACCAGCATGACCGCCACGAACGCCAGCGGGATGGGCCGAACATCGCAGGCAAAGCCCCAGATAATGCCGGTGACGAGAAGGCCCAGCCAGACGGGCCAGCCAAGGCGTGATCGAACAAAAGACGTTTTGTACAGCCCCACGTACAGGTACAGGGCAAGCAGGAACAGGAAGGTAAAGGATTCTTCCGAGCCGAGCACTGCGTTCCATTCGATCTGGCTTGGCAGCAGCGTGTAGGCAAGCGCGGAAATGAAGGCGGCCTTTCGATTCGCGAACAACTGCATCGCGAAGGCATAAATCACATAGACAATCGCGACACTGAACACCGCGTTGAGGATCAGTCCGGCCGTCAGATTCGGCCCGGTGATGCGGAACAGCAGGGACAGGATGAACGGCCAGCCAATCGGCCAGTATGCCGTGTATGGGCCGGACGTTCCTGCGCTCCACCGGTAGCCGTGCCCCGCCGCCATCGCAGCTGCGTGGGTGAAGTACCACTCAAAATCGGCGTCTTGCTTCGGATGCATCACGAGCAGCCAGGCTGCACGAAGAATCACGTTCACAATCAGTAGAATGACGAGATCGCGCCGGGAAGACCCGACCACTTCCAATGGTTTGTCCAGGGTAGCCCTCTCCTTGTGCGTGCGCCCTGATGACGGCGCACGGATTGCAGTCACGAGTTTTCAAAGGCGGATCGGTTGCAGACTCGACGCACAGGTTCGACCCGCTGATCATCTGCGGGACCGTCCTATTATATCGGATTTCACCTGCAAAATTCATGAAAAGGCGCGCCCGCAGCGCGAGCCACGAGATTGGCCGGGCACCGGGCGGGATTCCATTGGCAGGATTCCGTCCTCCCGTGTCGAAGGTAATGCCATACGGAATCAATTCGGCAAACCCATTCGAAAGATGGGGACGCAAAGCCACGGGTCTACGGAATGCACTCGTTGAGACTTCCATGATCGCCGGGTTGCTGAACCGCAAGGTCATCTGCAGGTGAACGCACCCCCGTGGCCACGGGGTTTTTTTGACGCCTTGCCCAGGAAAGCGACGATGAGAAGTGACGGTTCAAGGGCCCCCGACCAAATTGGGATTGAGGTAACGAATGGCGAAGTACACACTCTCTGACCTGTCATGGAATACGGATGTGATGTTTTTGCCCGGCCGTCGAAGCCCTGTGCCCTTGCGGCTGCTTTCCTACGCCCTGGAGGGTGAGGGTGAAGACAGCATGTGTACGATATCCAATGCAAGAACCGGTGCCATTCTCGTCGAAGTGAATGTGCGGGACGAAGAACGGCATCGGTTCTCTGCTTTACAGTCTGCGATTCTGAAGGCGAAACTGAGTGTGTAAGTCGTTGGCCGGCTGGGCTTGTGCCAATGATAGCCGGCCAGTATGGCGGGCCGTGAACCAATGATAGCCGACAGGTCCTGCACCCAGGGCGAGCCGTTTACCCACTATCCTGCACCGGAGTTGACCCCTTTTGATCAATCAAATTCAGCGAGTTTCCGTGATTGGCCTCGGCGCCATTGGCGCGGCCTACGCAAGCCGGCTGTATGACTACGACCCCAGCTGCATCCGCGTCATTGCAGATGAAGCGCGCATCCAGCGCTACCAAAATCACGACGTCGTCGTCAACGGTCGAAGCTACCGATTTCAGTATGTCTCCCCGGAGGCAGAAACCCAACCGGCCGATCTTATCATCGTCGCCGTGAAATACGATGGGCTGCCGCAAGCCATTCAGCAGATGCGCGGCCATGTCGGCCCAGAGACCCTCATTCTGCCGCTGCTCAACGGGATCTCCAGCGAAGACATCATCGCTGAAGTCTACGGCCGCGATCGCGTGCTGCACGCCATGTGCGTCGCCATTGATGCGGTCCGGGACGGCCGCACCGTGACGTTCTCCAACATCGGCCGAATCTGTTTTGGCGATGCACAGAGCAGCCCTCTGCCGGAAGGAGCGCCCCTTCCAAATGCTGTAGAACGCGTACGCGATTTATTCGAGCGTGCGCACATTCCATACGAGATTCCGGCCGACATCCGCCGTTCCATGTGGTGGAAATTTATGATCAACGTCGGCATCAACCAGACTTCCGCCGTGCTGAGGGCGCCGTATGGCGTGTTCCAGAGCGTCCCGGAGGCACACCATGTTATGGTCAGCGCCATGCAGGAAGTCATCGAGCTTTCCCAGCATGTCGGCGTGCATTTGAACGATCGTGATCTGGCCGAGTTCGACGAGATTTTGCATGCCATGTCTCCAGAAGGGAAGACATCGATGCTGCAGGACGTGGAAGCCGGGCGCAAGACGGAAGTAGAGTACCTGGCCGGCACCGTCTGCGAGCTCGGGAGTAAATACGGCGTGGCGACGCCGGTCAATCGGATGCTGTATGACATGATCCGGACGTTGGAGCAGACGAGCGGCTGAGGCGGTGGAGCGGACGAGCGAGCGGACGAGCGAGCGGACGAGCGGCTGAGGCGGTGGAGCGAGGTTGGCCAGGGTAGGGTTTGGGGTTCGCCGGGGCCGAGTTTGGCCGGGGCCGGGGTCGGCTTCCCGGGCGGCGCGGAGTTTGGGATTGGCTGGGGCCGAGTTTGGCTGGGGCCGGGGTCGGGAACGAGGTCGAGTCGGATTAAGGCGGGTTTGGTGCCTTATGCGCCACCGGGCGGCCGGGATCGCCGCGGCTTTAGGCAGGTTTGGTGCCTTATGCGCCACCGGGCAGCCGGGATCGCCTCGGCTTTAGGCAGGTTTGGTGCCTTATGCGCCACCGGGCTACCGGGCCCGCACCGGCTTTAGGCGGGTTTTGTGCCTTATGCGCCACCGGGCAGCCGGGCCAGCCGCGGCTTTAGGCAGGTTTCGTGCCTTATGCGCCACCGGGCAGCCGGGCCAGCCTCGGCTTTAGGCAGGTTTCGTGCCTTACGCGCCACCGGGCAGCCGGGATCGCACCGGCTTTAGGCGGGTTTGGTGCCTTATGGCCCTCCCAGCAGCCTGGCCCGCACCGGCTTTAGGCAGGTTTGGTGCCTTATGCCCCCCCAACAGCCTGGCCCGCACCGGCTTTAGGCAGGTTTGGTGCCTTATGCCCCCCCAACAGCCTGGCCCGCACCGGCCTTAGGCAGGTTTCGTGCCTTATGCGCCACCGGGCAGCCGGGATCGCCTCGGCTTTAGGCAGGTTTGGTGCCTTATGCGCCACCGGGCAGCCGGGATCGCACCGGCTTTAGGCAGGTTTCGTGCCTTATGCGCCACCGGGCAGCCTAGCCCCCCTCGGCTTTAGGCAGGTTTCGTGCCTTATGCGCCACCGGGCTACCGGGCCCGCACCGGCTTTAGGCAGGTTTGGTGCCTTATGCGCCACCCAGCAGCCTAGCCCGCACCGGCTTTAGGCAGGTTTCGTGCCTTATGCGCCACCGGGCAGCCTAGCCCGCACCGGCTTTAGGCGGGTTTGGTGCCTTATGGCCCCCCAGCAGCCGGGATCGCCTCGGCTTTAGGCAGGTTTGGTGCCTTATGGCCCCCCCAGCAGCCTGGCCCGCACCGGCTTTAGGCAGATTTGGTGCCTTACGCGCCACCGGGCAGCCTAGCCCACCTCGGCTTTAGGCAGGTTTCGTGCCTTACGGCCCCACCCAGCGGCTACCCCCGCCCCGGATTAAGGTAGCTTTGGTGCCCTATGGGTCGCCGAGCATCCAACGCCACCCCGGCTTAGGGTACCAAAGGCGCCTTATGCCCGCCCCCGCTCCCTAAACCAGCCCAGCCCGCCCGGCCCACCCCACTCCCCTCCATCTTCCATGGAACGATTAGGATCCCAACGTTGGAAAGGTATTTCCATACCTATCTCGAACTGATCTAAGAGATACATAACACCCCATGCATACAGGAGGTAATGTTTTGCGTTTCAAAAACACACTACTGACACTCTCCAGCTTAGGCATTGTCTCGATCACCGGAATGACCACTGCTTTCGCATCCACCTATACCGTCAAAGGGAACGATACGTTCTGGTCGATTTCGCAGCGCACGGGCATCCCGCTCCAAACGCTGCTCAAGGCCAACCCGAAGGTGAATCCGCTGAACCTTTACCCCGGGCTCAAGATTCAACTCCCGACGACCCAATCGTCCACATCCACATCCACAGCCGAATCAACCAAATCTTCCGCAGCAGTCGGCCAATCGTCCACTGCCGCTTCTACGTACACCATCCAGGGGGACGACACATTTTGGAGCATCTCGCAGCAGAAAAGGATCCCGCTCGCAGCCCTGCTCGATGCCAACCCGAACGTCAATCCGCTGGACCTCTACCCCGGCCTGAAGGTCGCGATCCCCAAAGAAATCACCTGCGTCGCGACCGCGTACACCGCAAGCCCAAGCGAGAACGGCTGGGGGCCCGTGGACTACTTCGGGAACCCATTGAAACTAGGGACGATCGCGGTTGACCCTTCCGTCATTCCCCTGAAGTCGAAACTCTACATCTCCGGTTATTCGTTCTCGGCGCTTCCCACCGGCGGAATGGTCGGCAGCGCAACCGACGAAGGCAGCGCCATCAAAGGGGACCGTATCGACATCTTCGTCCCGACAAGCGAGGCCGTGGCAGACAATTTTGGTATGCAGACCGTCAAAGTCTATGTACTAAATTAAAAACCGCAGCCGGTCAAGTGGAAGACGCCCCCGCGATGGAATGGCAAAGGCCAGTCACCCGACGAGGATGACTGGCCTTTTTCCTGCTGTTCAGCACTAGACGCCGCGCCGAACGCACCCGCCCAGGTCCGGTGTGGCGCGAGGCCGCATGCACCGCCTACGAGTGCGCCGACACATACGCCTCGATTTCGTTAAAGAAGGTGCGAACCCCGTACGCCCAGTTCGGATCCGTCGCATACACACCAGCTCCTGCAT
Above is a genomic segment from Alicyclobacillus cycloheptanicus containing:
- a CDS encoding glycosyltransferase family 39 protein, which codes for MVGSSRRDLVILLIVNVILRAAWLLVMHPKQDADFEWYFTHAAAMAAGHGYRWSAGTSGPYTAYWPIGWPFILSLLFRITGPNLTAGLILNAVFSVAIVYVIYAFAMQLFANRKAAFISALAYTLLPSQIEWNAVLGSEESFTFLFLLALYLYVGLYKTSFVRSRLGWPVWLGLLVTGIIWGFACDVRPIPLAFVAVMLVYELVVNIAAWRRTLLRIVTFGVGVVAGVAPVTIRNWIAMHHFIVVSTNGGVDLWQGTRINGGYYWSWLPWKNPLLAAGNNEILKNQIGKQWAKNYILHHPETTFVNGLIKIFDLYKVDTNAVWYTVHQVSSSRLLFYGVEMLTTGLYWVFMVLAVAGIVVWIRRIRPSARTEMNPAAVGGRRYTLYPLLFVIYYTLLFMLFPAWDRFRYPLMPLFALFIGLGWMMLFRTKFGRRSDEA
- a CDS encoding ketopantoate reductase family protein gives rise to the protein MINQIQRVSVIGLGAIGAAYASRLYDYDPSCIRVIADEARIQRYQNHDVVVNGRSYRFQYVSPEAETQPADLIIVAVKYDGLPQAIQQMRGHVGPETLILPLLNGISSEDIIAEVYGRDRVLHAMCVAIDAVRDGRTVTFSNIGRICFGDAQSSPLPEGAPLPNAVERVRDLFERAHIPYEIPADIRRSMWWKFMINVGINQTSAVLRAPYGVFQSVPEAHHVMVSAMQEVIELSQHVGVHLNDRDLAEFDEILHAMSPEGKTSMLQDVEAGRKTEVEYLAGTVCELGSKYGVATPVNRMLYDMIRTLEQTSG
- a CDS encoding LysM peptidoglycan-binding domain-containing protein — translated: MRFKNTLLTLSSLGIVSITGMTTAFASTYTVKGNDTFWSISQRTGIPLQTLLKANPKVNPLNLYPGLKIQLPTTQSSTSTSTAESTKSSAAVGQSSTAASTYTIQGDDTFWSISQQKRIPLAALLDANPNVNPLDLYPGLKVAIPKEITCVATAYTASPSENGWGPVDYFGNPLKLGTIAVDPSVIPLKSKLYISGYSFSALPTGGMVGSATDEGSAIKGDRIDIFVPTSEAVADNFGMQTVKVYVLN